Sequence from the Pseudomonas sp. 7SR1 genome:
CAGGCGAGGCAGTGCGGCGTCAATGACCCGGGTCGAGAGCGCGGTTTCGAAGAAACTGTCTCCCAGCTCGTCGTGCAGCGCGGCGTCGGCCAGGTTGAACAGGAACTGGTTGAACAGCGTGGCGCTGATGGAGTCCAGCGGGTAATCGCCTTGCCATTGGGCCAGCTGCTCCACCCATTTGCGTTCCTGCGGGTCGCTGATCACGTCTCGCAGCACTGGCAGCAAGGGTGCCAGCAGGCGCGGGCCATAGGCGGTCGTCGTGCCCAGTTGCAGCTTACGGGTGGTTTCGATGTCCCACTTGGCCTGTTTGTCGCCCAGCTGCAGGTTGAGCTGCTGGCCGCGGTCGGCGAGGTTGTAGTAGCCCGGGATCTCGATGCCGCTGGGGGATACCGGCTGGAAATTCGCCGAGACGATATAGCCTCGGGCAGGATTTTCTTCTTGCGGGTTGTCACTGAACGGGTAGAAACCGTCCTTCTCCGCCTCCGGGCTGCTGCCATCGAGCATGAAGCCAGGTTTCGCGCCCGCCGGCCTCTTGGGCAACTGTGCCGCGGCCCACCAGCCGATGTCTCCCTGGGCGCTGGCCCAGACGATATTCAGCCCGGGGGCATGAATCCTGGACGATGCGTCTCGTGCCTTGGCCAATGTATCGGCGCGGTTGAGCCGGTAGAACGCCTCGAGGATGGGGTTGCGGCTTTCCAGGAACCCCCACCACATGGCAATCGGCGTCTTGCCGGCATTGGCGCCAAGGGCGTCGTTGACGATCGGGCCATGGGGCGACTGGCGCAACACCAGCGTCACCGGGGCCTGGCCCTTGACCGCGATCTGCTGTTCGCTGCGGGTCATGTCCACCCATCCGTCGCGGTACCAGACCTGTTCCGGGTTGTCCGGGTTGGTCTTCTCGGCGACCAGGTCCAGGTCATCGTTCTGGAACATGGTCACGCTCCAGCCGAAATCCTGGTTCATGCCCAGCGTGGCGAACGGCATCAGGGCCTGGTAATGCCCGTAGAGTTCGAAGCCCGGCGCCGAAAGGTGCGCTTCGTACCATACCGACGGTGCCGAAAAGCGGATGTGCGGATCGCCCGCCAGCAAAGGCTTGCCGCTTTGGGTACGGCTGCCCGAGACCGCCCAGGCGTTGCTGCCTTCGAACTGCGGCAGGCCGTTCTCGGCCATGGCCTGCTCGGTCAGGCGCGCCAGGGCGTTGAGGTCTTTCCAGTCACCGTCGGCCAGTGGCAGGCCGGGCTGGCGACGTTCCTCCAGGGCGCCCTTGGGCTGCCAGTCGAGGTCGAAAATGTCCAGGTACCGGGCACCGAACTGGTCGCGCACGTAGGTCAGCAAGGGTTCGGTGCGAAAGGCGGCGGCAAAGCTGTAGGCCATGTAGCCGGTGATGCTCACGGTGTCTTCGGCGGTGAAAGGGCGCTTGGGGATGCCCAGCACATCGAACTCCACCGGTCGGGTATGGGTGTCCTGGTAGTGGTTGATCCCGTCCAGGTAGGCCTGCATGGCGACCCAGGCGGGGGATTGCGGATCCTGTTCCGTCACGTAAGTGGCGGCGCGCTCGCGGATGCGCAGGCTGCGCATCAGTTTATCGGTGTCGAGCAATTTCGGTCCCAGTACCTCGGCGAGTTCACCCCGGGCGAGGCGGCGCATGATTTCCATCTGGAACAGCCGGTCCTGGGCATGGACATAACCGAGGGCGCGGTAGAGATCGGTTTCGTTGCCGGCACGAATGTGTGGTACGCCGCGTTCGTCGTAGCGTACGGTGACCGAGCCTTGCAGCCCCTGCAACTGCACCATGCCCTGGCGGGTCGGTTGCTTGCTGTAGAGGTAGCCACCGGCAACGATGATGGCGGTGACCACCAGTGACAGGAGTGCGATGAGACTGCGTTTCATGGTGCTTCCTTATGCCGTTGACAGCGGTTCCATGACCGCGCTGTTCATTCCCTGTTTAACATGGCGCCGCGTGCCTGCGCATCGTCCCTCGGAGGGATTTACCGACTGGTGGCCGATGCCTCCTGGCCCCATGGGCAATAACAGCCCACTGCCAGGGTATGGGTCGCGTTGACCGCCCGGCCGACGCTCAATGCCTCGAGGATCGGTTCGATGAAGCTGTTGCTCGAATTGCAGGTCAGGCCTTCGCTGTAGGGGCCGAAATAGGCCAGCGCACCGTTGCGGTCCCAGATCGCCACCGCCGGGCTGGCGGGAATCTGGCCCGAGCCCGGCAAGGCCGCAAGGGGTTTGAGGCTGCCCAGCGTGGCCGGCAGTTGGCCTTGGGTCGCGGTCTTTTGTACCGCGTAGAACTCGACGCCTTGCGATGCATATCTATCGATCAGTTCGGCGAGGTGTTGCTGGTTGCCGACGTTGCAGGGGCAAGCCGGATCCCAGAAGTGCACCAGGCGGATCGGGCCAGGACCGGCAAGGTCGGCGGGCAAGCGCAAGGGGTCGCCGGAAAACACCGCAGTGTGTTGGCTGAAAGCCCGCAGGTAACGGCCCTGGAACCAGTCGTAGGCGAACCACAATACGGCGGCGCACCCGAGGGCAAGCAGGCTGGCAAGCAAGGTCGTGCGGTGGGACGGGCGCATGGAGTCGATCCTCTGGAGCCGCGTAGCTTGCCACGCCTGCCGCGACAGATGAATATCGCAGACCATAAAGTCCTTTTTCGCTTTCGCCTGGGAATATCAATGCCTGCCACTTTCGACCCCGATAACCTGCGTGCCAGCCTGCAATCCATGGCCCAGTGGCAGCCACTGTCGGAACAGGCCCGGGCCTACCAGCGTTTCTATGGGCTGGACTTTCCCCAGCGCGAGGTGCGCAAAGGGCTGGGGCGTTTCCGGATCGATGGGTATGAGTTGGTCGGGCAGGTCTGGTGGCCGGAGAAAGCCGTGGCGACCTTGTTCGTGTTCCATGGTTACTACGATCACATGGGGCTGTACCGGCACTTGATCGAATGGGCACTGGCGCAGGGATTCGCGGTGATTGCCTGTGACCTGCCGGGCCACGGACTGTCCAGCGGAGAGCGCGCCAGCATCGGCGATTTCGCCGAATACCAGGCTACGCTGCAAGGGCTGCTGGCCGAGGCCGCGACCCTGGGCCTGCCGCAACCCTGGCACCTGTGCGGACAGAGCACCGGCGGTGCCATCGTGGTGGATCATGTGCTCAACCAGGGCGCGGACAGTCCGGCCCAGGGCCAGGTGATCCTGCTGTCGCCCCTGGTGCGGCCGCGGGCCTGGGGGTGGTCGCGCCTGAGCTACTACTTGCTCAAGCCTTTCGTGACCGGCATCGCCCGACGCTTCAGCGAAAATTCCACCGATCCTGATTTCCTGCCCTTCCTGCAAGCCGACCCCTTGCAGCCGTTACGCCTGCCGACCGCATGGGTCGGAGCGTTGGCACAATGGATCAAACGCATCGAGGCGGCGCCGAACAGCCCGCGCCAGCCTCTGATCGTGCAGGGCCAGGCGGACATGACGGTGGATTGGAAACATAACCTGCAGGTGTTGTGCAGCAAGTTCGATCGACCGCAGGTGATGATGTTGCCCGAGGGACGCCATCACCTGGCGAACGAGTCCCTGGCGTTGCGGCAGGAGATGTTCGGGTTCCTGAACAAACGGATGAGCCGGAATCGGCGGTGACCAGGCGATAGCGCCAGTCAACGCATCGCGAAGCTACTGCCCGAGATTCTGCCCTACGGCCAAGCCTGCCCGGACCGCCGCCAAAGCCGCCTGGTAATAGGCCTGGCCCTCGGCCGACTCGGCGAAAGTGGCGAATTCTTCCAGTTCGGTATCCGACAGGTCACGGTAGACATACAGCAGCGTGTTGTTCAGGTCCGCGCCGATCTGCTCCATGAGCCGCTGGCGCTGGCCGTTCAGCATGCCCTGGGCCTGGCCGGCGCCCAGCAGGCCGGGAATCATCGAGCTCAGGCTGTCGGCCGCCACGCCGGCGATCGCCAGGCTGACTTCGGCACCGGCCTCACGGGCGGGCAGGGCCTGGGCCAGGTGGCCGATGATCAGCAGGCGGTTGTCGCTGGCCTGCATCTTGGGCAGGCCCTTGGCGTTCTTTGCCAACTGGTCGCGACGGGTGGCCAGCAGCTCGGCGGCCACCACCTTGCGGCCCAGGGGTGACTGGAAGAAGTCCAGGGCCGGGACGGGGTCGTTGAGATGCTTGCGCAGTTGCGCTTCGGCCCGCTGGTCCATGGCCTGGGGAGCGAAGCGTTGATTGCTGTTGTTGACCAGCGCCTGGAACACCGCTGGCGGCAAGCTGCTTTGATAGCGCTGCTGCGCGGCATTCAAGGCATCGTTGAAATGCGCCCGCTGTTCCGGCCAGCCGGCGACCTTGTACAACTGGTCGTAGCTGTCTGCCCAGGCGGGCAAAACGCAGAACATCAACAGTGAGAAAAGCAAACGGCGCATAGGGACTCCTGTCAGCAGCCGACTATTCTCCGTGGGGTGCGGGAACTTGTCGAGAATTCGTATCAAGTTCGTACGGCGGTGCCATCTGCAAACCGCCCCGCAAACCCGCTGCGTGGCGCTGTCGGTTTTACGTGGGCAGGCATACTATGCGCGCCATGCAGATACCTTTTGATCACCCCTCGCTGTTACGTATCGTCGACGACCTGGCCGAGCGTGGCTGGTCGCAGCAGAACGTCTTCCTGCCGGACGCGCTGACCCGTGCCCTGGCGGCGGAATGCCGGCAGCGCGCCATTGAAGGCGAACTGGCACCAGCCGCGGTCGGGCGCGGGCCGTCTTCGCAGATCCAGGAAGGTATCCGGGGGGATCGCATCCAATGGATCGAGCCCGGCCAGGCCGAGGCCTGCGATCGTTACCTGGAATGGATGGACAGCCTGCGCGAAGCCCTGAACCGTGGCTTGTTCCTGGGGCTTGAAGACTTCGAAAGCCATTTCGCCCTGTACCCACCCGGTGCGTTCTACCTCAAGCACGTCGACCGATTCCGCGACGATGATCGGCGCACGGTGTCGGCGGTGCTCTATCTCAATGACGCCTGGCTGCCGGACCAGGGGGGGCAGTTGCGCATGTACCTGGATGACGGCGTCGAACATGACGTAGTGCCCGCCGGTGGTTGCCTGGTGGTGTTCCTGTCGGGGAACGTTCCCCATGAAGTCCTGCCGGCCACCCGGGATCGCCTGTCCTTGACCGGCTGGTTCCGACGCCGCGGCAACGAGCTGTTCTGACATGCACAGGATTCTCGTCAGCCGTTGCCTGCTCGGACACCGCGTGCGCTATGACGGCGGCGCCAGCGGGCCGTTCGATCAGCTCCAGCAGTGGCTGGATGAAGGCCGTGTCGTGCCGCTGTGTCCGGAAGTCGCCGGCGGCTTGCCGACGCCCCGGGCGGCGGCGGAGATTCCCGGCGGCCAGGGAGAGCAGGTTCTCGACGGGCAGGCAGTGGTGATCACCACGGAAGGTGAAGACGTGAGTGCGCAATTCCTGTCTGGTGCGTACCAGGCGCTGGAGCGGGTGCGGGAACATGGCATCCGCATCGCCGTGCTCAAGGCCAACAGCCCATCGTGTGGTAACCGGCTGACCTATGACGGGACGTTCAGCGGTGTGAAGGTCACGGGTGAAGGCGTGACGGCGGCATTGCTCAAGCGCCATGGGGTGCAGGTTTTCAGTGAGCTGCAATTGCCTGAAGCGGCCTTGGCGCTCGAGGCATTGGTCGACGACTGACCACAGCGCTGCTTTTGGTGGTGAGCGGATGCCTGGGCTCTGCGAGTCTAGGGACGAAGGCCAGGCGAGGCGAAGCCGACGAGGAACGGCCGGGGTCGCCCTCCACTTGAAGTAATGAACATTCCGATCGGGCTCGCGCACGAGCCGGTTTCCAACGCAGCATGAACGAATATCAAGGCTTTTCAGACAGAGCCTAGAGCTCCTCGGCCAGTTGTTCGATCTGTTCCTGGCGTTCGGCCTGGCTCAGCCGGGGTCGTGGATTGAGCGATGACCAGTGCGGATAGGCACGAGCCTTGGCCAGGGCTTCGGGCAGCTTGCCTTCGCGCCAGCCTTTGTCCTGGGGCGTGTCGATGCGGATGCTGTCCAGCGCCGCATGGCCGCGTTGGTTGAGGGCCAGCAGCAGTTGCCTCTGGCGCAGGGCCAACAGGCGTAGCACGTTGTCGTCCACCGTCAGTTCCCGCTGACCCTTGAGCTTGCCCATCAATCGGTTGCCGTAGCTGCGGGCGGTTTGCAGGGCGCCTCCGGCGATGGCCCCGGCCAGGGCGGCGGCGCCCAGGGTCAGGCCGCCCACCAGCAAATCCACACCGGCACCGGCCGCCGCCCCCGCGGCGATCCCGCCTCCGACCCGTACGCCCAATTGCTTGAGGGTTTCGGGGTTGAACAGATCATCGCCCCAGCGCCCGTCGAGCAGCGGCAGGTCGCCGGCGGCGGCATCCTGCGGGCGGAAGGCGTAGAGTGCGAGCAGGGCTTCGACACAGCGCTGTTCACGTTGACGCACCGCGTTGCGCAATTCGCTGATGGCCTGGTGTTCCAGCTCGGCGTCGCTGGCCACGCTGCGCCGGCACGCCGCGCAATCGATCAGCAACTCGGCGATCAAGCGCGCGGCGCTCCGCTGGCGGGCCAGGCGTTGAGCCTGCTGGTCGGCGATCAAGCGTTCCAACTGACCACGAGCACTTTCCAGCAACAGGGCAAGACTCTCGTACAGGCGGCGCTCGCCGTCCTCGGGCGGGGCGACGCTGTCGAAGCGTACCAGGGCATGCAGCCCCAGCCGCGCCAGTGCTTCGCGCCAGTCGGGTTCGCGATGCTGGGCACTGCTGACGAAGTTCAGTACCG
This genomic interval carries:
- a CDS encoding penicillin acylase family protein, producing the protein MKRSLIALLSLVVTAIIVAGGYLYSKQPTRQGMVQLQGLQGSVTVRYDERGVPHIRAGNETDLYRALGYVHAQDRLFQMEIMRRLARGELAEVLGPKLLDTDKLMRSLRIRERAATYVTEQDPQSPAWVAMQAYLDGINHYQDTHTRPVEFDVLGIPKRPFTAEDTVSITGYMAYSFAAAFRTEPLLTYVRDQFGARYLDIFDLDWQPKGALEERRQPGLPLADGDWKDLNALARLTEQAMAENGLPQFEGSNAWAVSGSRTQSGKPLLAGDPHIRFSAPSVWYEAHLSAPGFELYGHYQALMPFATLGMNQDFGWSVTMFQNDDLDLVAEKTNPDNPEQVWYRDGWVDMTRSEQQIAVKGQAPVTLVLRQSPHGPIVNDALGANAGKTPIAMWWGFLESRNPILEAFYRLNRADTLAKARDASSRIHAPGLNIVWASAQGDIGWWAAAQLPKRPAGAKPGFMLDGSSPEAEKDGFYPFSDNPQEENPARGYIVSANFQPVSPSGIEIPGYYNLADRGQQLNLQLGDKQAKWDIETTRKLQLGTTTAYGPRLLAPLLPVLRDVISDPQERKWVEQLAQWQGDYPLDSISATLFNQFLFNLADAALHDELGDSFFETALSTRVIDAALPRLAATKDSPWWDDRTTLGTETRADVVKIAWCKSLAHLKATLGDDATQWRWGKAHTLTHGHPLGLQKPLDRIFNIGPFAAPGTHEVPNNLSAKIGPAPWPVTYGPSTRRIIDFADPAHSVTINPVGQSGVPFDKYYADQAEAYIEGLYHQAHLAEEEVLANTRDTLKLLPAGTAR
- a CDS encoding DUF6436 domain-containing protein, whose translation is MRPSHRTTLLASLLALGCAAVLWFAYDWFQGRYLRAFSQHTAVFSGDPLRLPADLAGPGPIRLVHFWDPACPCNVGNQQHLAELIDRYASQGVEFYAVQKTATQGQLPATLGSLKPLAALPGSGQIPASPAVAIWDRNGALAYFGPYSEGLTCNSSNSFIEPILEALSVGRAVNATHTLAVGCYCPWGQEASATSR
- a CDS encoding DUF2059 domain-containing protein, translating into MRRLLFSLLMFCVLPAWADSYDQLYKVAGWPEQRAHFNDALNAAQQRYQSSLPPAVFQALVNNSNQRFAPQAMDQRAEAQLRKHLNDPVPALDFFQSPLGRKVVAAELLATRRDQLAKNAKGLPKMQASDNRLLIIGHLAQALPAREAGAEVSLAIAGVAADSLSSMIPGLLGAGQAQGMLNGQRQRLMEQIGADLNNTLLYVYRDLSDTELEEFATFAESAEGQAYYQAALAAVRAGLAVGQNLGQ
- a CDS encoding DUF523 domain-containing protein — translated: MHRILVSRCLLGHRVRYDGGASGPFDQLQQWLDEGRVVPLCPEVAGGLPTPRAAAEIPGGQGEQVLDGQAVVITTEGEDVSAQFLSGAYQALERVREHGIRIAVLKANSPSCGNRLTYDGTFSGVKVTGEGVTAALLKRHGVQVFSELQLPEAALALEALVDD
- a CDS encoding DUF3482 domain-containing protein, which encodes MTEPMKPLKLAVVGHTNVGKTSLLRTLTRDVGFGEVSHRPSTTRHVEGARLSVDGEALLELYDTPGLEDAIALLDYLERLERPGERLDGPARLARFLDASEARQRFEQEAKVLRQLLASDAGLYVIDAREPVLAKYRDELAVLASCGKPLLPVLNFVSSAQHREPDWREALARLGLHALVRFDSVAPPEDGERRLYESLALLLESARGQLERLIADQQAQRLARQRSAARLIAELLIDCAACRRSVASDAELEHQAISELRNAVRQREQRCVEALLALYAFRPQDAAAGDLPLLDGRWGDDLFNPETLKQLGVRVGGGIAAGAAAGAGVDLLVGGLTLGAAALAGAIAGGALQTARSYGNRLMGKLKGQRELTVDDNVLRLLALRQRQLLLALNQRGHAALDSIRIDTPQDKGWREGKLPEALAKARAYPHWSSLNPRPRLSQAERQEQIEQLAEEL
- a CDS encoding 2OG-Fe(II) oxygenase; its protein translation is MRAMQIPFDHPSLLRIVDDLAERGWSQQNVFLPDALTRALAAECRQRAIEGELAPAAVGRGPSSQIQEGIRGDRIQWIEPGQAEACDRYLEWMDSLREALNRGLFLGLEDFESHFALYPPGAFYLKHVDRFRDDDRRTVSAVLYLNDAWLPDQGGQLRMYLDDGVEHDVVPAGGCLVVFLSGNVPHEVLPATRDRLSLTGWFRRRGNELF
- a CDS encoding alpha/beta hydrolase; protein product: MPATFDPDNLRASLQSMAQWQPLSEQARAYQRFYGLDFPQREVRKGLGRFRIDGYELVGQVWWPEKAVATLFVFHGYYDHMGLYRHLIEWALAQGFAVIACDLPGHGLSSGERASIGDFAEYQATLQGLLAEAATLGLPQPWHLCGQSTGGAIVVDHVLNQGADSPAQGQVILLSPLVRPRAWGWSRLSYYLLKPFVTGIARRFSENSTDPDFLPFLQADPLQPLRLPTAWVGALAQWIKRIEAAPNSPRQPLIVQGQADMTVDWKHNLQVLCSKFDRPQVMMLPEGRHHLANESLALRQEMFGFLNKRMSRNRR